The Epinephelus lanceolatus isolate andai-2023 chromosome 21, ASM4190304v1, whole genome shotgun sequence genome has a segment encoding these proteins:
- the plekhm1 gene encoding pleckstrin homology domain-containing family M member 1, producing the protein MLATQMPDSPPEAKDVKQIKEKLAQSLKALQKRYVTSDAVVTSEDSDANLLCCALEAIFIHGIKSKYIRSESGSRSRKGDRGPLPQPFFWSLLKTVTHRDVITELEKISFVGTDVGRCRAWLRLALNHGLLECYLASLFREGSKLRAHYQPSALLLNTEEREVLLSYLQGLASLTFSLSYKSAVLNEWTTTPLALAGLCPMAQADSLDLPLNGGDLPTSKPTYKESWDTVSQSSGSSDALDMQRGCPVTMLGRGTNVLQGGRTALNSSNLSLDTTGSSQLSSSLSSDSLLQGQDPRSPTGEQWSSCDLDMPINVSISTKGPQKDSLTDFRESGHCSQDSMREDSFVSSTGPDQYSETAVSSGSDSETHGPSTPSQDLVDPLPNSALSDSEPLPTSDDNHVNFSPSEVCISDSSELHSDTDVLSTVSEPVESVEPVEDVHTTVVEESPEPLKVEKEAEISEPSVHQGIRRSTSILSRKLSSDSLSHSRCWISEDDIYKPHQEEESDHEEVPPPAPTAEPKVAPSPPSVVHRRQIGLSNPFRGLLKLGHLERRGAMGMWRDYYCELSPFEFRLYLNAEERTCSENCSLVRCEDARIASPEGRFELAFPGKRLYLRAANRDEAEDWVDRIVEAVNKCRPASRTDEQWEVLQPTSENGVDVSSPSSAPSSPERGPSSDTGTCGGQEAPPPPQEFDWTRSVDLETDSIKESVLYFSTDPEARTWSPLVFSLSLEALRGFRVQEGRKLLRQTHLIEEIRDVVPDVSSGGPAFFKLLTVRETLRLRAENTEEARSWRVLIRGALDSYLESGEDGSSGEPPVVCSGLTGNLNRLVQHRLKEDGALLIHLRTVPSEKGLDTQSFKCAGCPQQIGPSRGRARLCEFSGQYYCDSCHQGDTTIIPSRMVHNWDLTQREVSKKAMHLLAQVEQEPLLNLELLNPELVRHAESMSQAHNLRQRLRLLGDYLLTCRSGACKKLHARMEQRTYLLESSHLYSVMDLRQIAEGQYANYLMTLLQYASNHVFHCDLCTQRGFICQICHANDIIFPFQFDTTTRCKDCKAVFHLACKAAGDSCPRCQRMKKYLERDLQDM; encoded by the exons ATCAAAGAGAAGTTGGCGCAGTCGCTCAAGGCCCTGCAGAAGCGGTATGTGACGTCGGACGCAGTGGTCACCAGCGAAGACAGTGATGCGAACCTCCTCTGCTGTGCCCTGGAGGCCATCTTCATCCACGGTATCAAGAGCAAGTACATCCGCTCGGAGTCTGGCAGCCGGAGTAGGAAGGGAGACAGAGGACCCCTCCCTCAGCCTTTCTTCTGGAGCCTCCTCAAGACCGTCACCCACCG TGATGTGATCACAGAGCTGGAGAAGATTAGCTTCGTGGGCACGGACGTGGGTCGCTGCCGAGCCTGGCTGCGGCTGGCCCTCAACCACGGCCTGCTGGAGTGCTACCTCGCATCGCTGTTCCGTGAGGGCTCCAAGCTGCGGGCCCACTACCAGCCCAGTGCCTTGCTCCTGAACACAGAGGAGCGGGAAGTTCTGCTCAGCTACCTCCAGGGTCTGGCGTCTCTCACATTCAGCCTTTCCTACAAGTCAGCTGTCCTCAACGAATGGACCACCACGCCTCTGGCTCTTGCTGGACTCTGCCCCATGGCCCAGGCGGACTCACTCGACCTGCCTCTCAACGGCGGAGACCTTCCCACCTCCAAACCCACGTATAAAGAATCGTGGGATACAGTGTCCCAGTCGTCAGGCTCGTCAGATGCACTGGACATGCAGAGAGGGTGCCCTGTGACTATGTTGGGGAGAGGGACAAATGTATTACAGGGTGGCAGGACTGCGCTCAACTCGTCTAATTTAAGCCTGGACACCACAGGCTCCTCTCAGCTCTCCTCCAGCTTGAGCTCTGACAGCCTCCTGCAGGGGCAGGACCCCCGCAGCCCGACAGGAGAGCAGTGGTCTTCATGTGACCTGGACATGCCCATTAACGTCAGCATCAGCACCAAGGGGCCACAGAAGGA CTCTCTGACAGACTTCAGAGAGAGTGGCCACTGCAGTCAGGACTCCATGCGTGAAGACTCCTTTGTCTCCAGCACAGGTCCAGATCAGTACTCAGAGACGGCTGTTTCCAGTGGCTCCGACAGCGAGACTCACGGTCCCTCTACACCCTCCCAAGACCTCGTGGACCCGCTTCCAAACTCAGCGCTGTCTGATTCAGAGCCACTGCCAACGTCTGATGACAACCATGTGAACTTCTCTCCATCTGAAGTTTGCATTAGCGACTCTTCTGAGTTGCACTCGGACACAGACGTTCTCTCTACAGTCAGTGAGCCTGTTGAATCTGTGGAGCCTGTAGAGGACGTTCATACGACGGTTGTTGAGGAGAGTCCTGAGCCTCTCAAGGTGGAGAAGGAAGCAGAGATCTCGGAGCCTTCAGTGCATCAAGGCATACGTCGCTCTACCAGCATCCTGAGCAGGAAGTTGTCCTCAGATTCTCTATCA CATTCTCGTTGCTGGATCTCTGAGGACGACATCTACAAGCCCCACCAGGAGGAGGAGTCAGACCATGAAGAGGtgcctcctcctgctcccaCAGCTGAGCCGAAGGTCGCCCCGTCACCTCCCAGTGTCGTCCATCGCAGACAAATAG GCCTGTCCAACCCTTTTCGTGGCTTGCTGAAACTCGGACATCTCGAGCGACGAGGTGCGATGGGAATGTGGCGTGATTACTACTGTGAGCTGTCGCCCTTCGAGTTCCGGCTGTATCTCAACGCAGAGGAGCGGACATGTTCTGAGAACTGCTCCCTGGTGCGGTGTGAGGATGCTCGCATCGCCTCACCCGAGGGCCGCTTCGAGCTGGCCTTTCCTGGGAAGCGTCTCTACCTCCGGGCAGCCAATCGTGACGAAGCTGAGGATTGGGTGGACCGGATAGTTGAAGCCGTCAACAAATGCCGACCAGCATCTCGTACTGATGAGCAGTGGGAGGTGCTGCAACCCACCAGTGAGAACGGTGTGGATGTGTCATCCCCGTCCTCGGCGCCCTCCAGCCCTGAGCGTGGTCCATCATCTGACACGGGGACATGTGGAGGGCAGGAGGCACCTCCTCCACCACAGGAATTCGACTGGACTCGGAGTGTTGATCTGGAAACGGATTCCATCAAAGAATCTGTTCTGTACTTCTCCACAGATCCTGAGGCTCGGACATGGTCACCTCTggtcttctccctctctctggaaGCTTTGAGAGGCTTTCGGGTACAAGAGGGACGAAAGCTGCTGCGGCAAACTCACCTGATTGAGGAGATCCGAGACGTGGTGCCTGACGTCTCCTCAGGAGGACCGGCCTTTTTCAAACTCCTGACTGTCAGGGAGACGCTGAGACTCAGGGCGGAGAACACAGAGGAGGCTCGCTCTTGGAGGGTTTTGATCAGAGGTGCTCTGGACTCGTACCTGGAGAGTGGGGAGGATGGGAGCTCTGGGGAGCCACCTGTAGTATGTTCGGGGTTGACTGGAAATCTCAACAGACTGGTGCAGCACAGACTAAAAGAAGATGGAGCACTTCTCATTCATCTCCGCACTGTGCCTTCAGAGAAGGGGCTGGACACTCAGAGCTTCAAATGTGCAG GGTGTCCTCAGCAGATCGGACCGTCTCGGGGCAGAGCCAGGCTGTGTGAGTTCTCAGGCCAGTACTACTGTGACTCCTGTCACCAAGGAGACACCACCATCATCCCTTCACGCATGGTGCACAACTGGGACCTGACGCAGCGAGAG GTGTCTAAGAAGGCCATGCACCTGCTGGCTCAGGTGGAGCAGGAGCCTCTGCTGAACCTGGAGCTGCTGAACCCCGAGCTGGTGAGGCACGCTGAGTCCATGTCCCAGGCCCACAACCTGCGGCAGAGGCTACGCCTGCTGGGCGACTACCTGCTCACCTGCCGCAGCGGAGCCTGCAAGAAACTCCAcgccag AATGGAACAACGAACGTACCTGCTGGAGTCGAGCCATCTGTACAGTGTCATGGACCTGCGACAG atagCAGAGGGTCAGTATGCAAACTACCTGATGACGCTGTTGCAGTACGCCTCCAACCACGTGTTCCACTGTGACCTGTGCACGCAGCGTGGCTTCATCTGTCAGATATGTCACGCTAATGACATCATCTTCCCCTTCCAGTTTGACACCACCACCAG ATGTAAAGATTGTAAGGCTGTGTTTCACCTGGCCTGCAAGGCTGCCGGGGACTCGTGTCCTCGCTGTCAGCGGATGAAGAAATACCTGGAGAGAGATCTGCAGGACATGTAG